Below is a window of Poecile atricapillus isolate bPoeAtr1 chromosome 2, bPoeAtr1.hap1, whole genome shotgun sequence DNA.
GGAATGAGCAGTAATGGCTTTCTGCACTAATTATagctcctggagctgtttgTTCCAAGGAAAATGTGGGTGTAAATTCCCTGCCTTGCTCTCCTTGTTTTCATAACTTCCTTtgcctgttttccttcccaattAATGATTAATTAACAAGTTATCAGCAGTTTGGGGGGATAATGACAGGGGGCTATTGTGTTGGTGAGGGCTTGGTCCTGCCTTGCCCACCCAACATCCAGGATTCCTCTgaaaagcaggagctggaaaaataaGACGatttggttttggttattttttgtACCTCTCCTCTTACGTTGCCATTCCCAAATCTTTCTGGGAAGAGCATTTTTCCATGTGGAGTCTCTTGATGGCACAAGCCCAGGGCAAGGAGCTGCTTCCTTTTAATCTCCGACCCGCAGGATGCATCCAAGATTTTTAATCCAACCACCAAACAGGTTCTTGTCTTCTTCCAGTGAATCCATCAGCGTTCCCATGATCCCTCTGGGACTGAAGGAGACCAAGGAGCTGGATTTGCTGGTACCACTCAAGGTGAGCTTTGGGGTTTCATTGATGGGTGCTGAAGCAGCTGAAATTCATTTTCCGGTTTGGAAAAGTtgccaaaaaataaattcatggAGAGAAACTGAACTTAAAACATGGGAAATTGGGAGATGAAGGtctggagatgctggagagcAGGAAAGGGAGGAGATTATCGCTTAGTGGAGTCTTCCTTGTGGGCAGAAGTGGAAAATTCTTGCACAGAATTGCCAGAAACATCCCTTTAAATcataaaaatggggattttctCCTGTTTCCCAATCCAGGATTTCATCAGTGAACACTATGGAGAGGAGGGTGTCCTGTTTGAAAAGGAAATCAAGGAGTTCATGGAGCTGCGACAGGTTTGGTGTCCCTTGGCTTCCAAAGTTTGGCTTGTCCAGGATCACTCCTTGGAGATGCCACATTTCCTTTGTGGGGGTTCCCTCATCCTTTCTCCAAATTCCATATTTATCCTTCTATTTCAGGGTGCAGCATTCCCATGCTGGAGCACCTTGGACTTGGTTTATAGGTTCCAAAatattacagattattcagGAATTGTTCGTTTTCCCTGTGCTCAGTGTCCTGCTGATCCACAAATGAGCAGCAATAAAGTTTATAGTGCAATCATTGTTTATGAATATTAATTCACCCCTGGCAAGGCTGAACAACTTCTCTCTCTCCAGGCAGGCCTTGGAGAAGAGGAAATTTAAAGTAGTCTgggaaaggagggggaaaaaatcctgtttattCCCTAGGATTTATAAAATCAGAATTTCCATGAGTTTTTCCAGCACaattcccaggctgctgcttctACATTTGGGTGTCCCAGCACCCAAACTTTCTCCATGGATGAACCTCAGAACCgtggaatgggttgggttggaaaggctcttaaagatcatccaatTTCAtccccttccatgggcagggacaccttccactgtcccaggttgctccaaatcccatccaacctggcattggacacttccagggatggggcagccacagcttctctgggaattccattccaggcCCTTACCACCCATACAGGGAAGATTTCCTTCCCAATATTCCATCTATCCCTGCattctggcagtgggaagccatttcccctttttcttatCCCTCCaccccttgtcccaagtccctctccagctctcctggagcccctttagggacaggaaggggctctgaggtctccctggattcttcccttctccaggtgaacattcccagctctcagtCATTCTCTGAGGGCTCTCAGCCTGTCCCAGGGagcttcctcctcttttcccatcCCTGTCTCCTCTCCCATTCCGGCAGGCCATGCGTACCCCGAGCCGCAACGAGGCCGGATTGGAGCTCCTGATGGAATATTACAACCAGCTCTACTTCCTCGACAGCCGGTTCTTCCCTCCCACCAAAACCTTGGGAATCTTCTTCCACTGGTGGGTGCAGCTTTCCCTATCCCACCTGGGTGGGGAGGGAGTCAGGATCCAAATTTCCACGATGGAATCTCTGCGGGGGCCGGTGGACACCAGGACCTGGATTTGCCGTTGCCTCGGgtgggttaatttggggagggagagggaaacaCAAATCCCATGGGATGTACCATGATGGGAATGCTGCCTGCGACCCCACCTGAGCACTGAAAACCCTTCAGGCTTCTCCTGCATCCAtggagaggtttaggttggaaaggaccttcaggatcatcccattccaaccccctTCCCATGAGTGAGGACAATTTTTGCGGCCCATGACAGGGACACTTTTTGGGGCCATGACCAGGGGATGGGCAGCTGTTGgctcttcccttccccaggtATGACTCCCTGACGGGGGTCCCGTCCCACCAGAGGGCTCTGGCCTTCGAGAAGGGAAGTGTCCTCTTCAACCTGGGAGCGCTGCACACCCAGATCGGAGCGCGGCAGGACCGCGCCTCCCTGCCCGGCCTCAACCAGGCCATCGATGCCTTCCAGAAGGCAGCTGGTAAGCGGcttcccctcttcctcctcttcccaaagGTGGGAATGGTCCACAGAAGTGCAGGAAGGGGTGGGAGCAGCCATAGGATCACAAATGGAGCACGAGGTGGCTCCACGTTGGTTGTGTGGGTTGGGGAGTTGGGATGATCCAGCAGCCACCCAAAAGGATGTCCCAGCTGTGGAGAGGAGAGATGCTGATCCATCTCCCTATGAGAAAAACAGAACCTGGAACTGGGAGCACTCAGGGCTTTGGAGAAGAAATTGGGCACAAGGATGGTTTAGATGGCAAGGGTTGGACCTCAGATCTTCTTACCCACCACTGATGGTGAGATGTTCGATGTTCTTGGAGGGAAACCTGCCTGATTCTCTTCCTCACAAGCCTGGTAATTTCCAGGagcttttctctcctccaggTGCCTTTAACTACTTGAAGGAAAACTTCTCCAATGCTCCCAGCCTGGACATGAGCGCAGCCTCCCTGACCATGCTGGTGAGGCTGATGGTGGCCCAGGTCCAGGAGTGTGTCTTTGAGAAGATGACCTTGCTGCGTGCCCAGAATGACTTCCTGGCCCGCCTGCAGCTGGCTCAGGAGGCAGCAAAGGTGAGGACTTTGGGAAGGggaggatttggtgggattttccAGTCGGCAAAACCTTCCAGGAGAGCACAGCCTGCTGTCACCATCTCCTGAGGGACATCCCATCTCTTCCCAGGTGGAAGATGCTTATTCCCTGGTGCACCAGACCATGAGCCAGCCCCACGTCAAGGATTACGTTCCCTTCTCCTGGACCACCATGGTCCACGTCAAGTCGGAGCATTTCAAAGCCCTCTCCCATTATTTCGCTGCCATCGCCCTCTGCGATTGCCCTGGTGAGTGTCCGGTCTGGGCAGAGCTTCCTGCTCATCCAAGTACTAATTCCACATTATTCCTGGGTTTTGGGGACGGATTCCCAAAAAAAAGAGGTTATGGATACAACACCCGAAGTTTTTGGAATGATCCGAGCTGTGGATCTTCTTTATGGACTCAGCAATTCATCCCCAAGGCAGATTTTCCCATATTTCTGGTTTCCACAGGGAAAAATCCaaagaaggggaggaaaaagctgcTGGAGGGATGTCACCTGCTGTCCCCTTTGGGGCTGGGTGGGGAGATAAGGGTCACCTGCCTGCTGACCTCAGCCCTACATCCTTTGGGTCACTTTTTCTGTTGGGCCAGCCAAGGGCttcaaaaataaacccaaaaatttgATTTAACTTCCAGCCTGGTGGATGGATGTCCCAGGAATCTCAGGGTGGTGGCAGCAAGGTACACGTGGTTCCATGGAGTCACTTGGAGCGTGACTTCAAGCTGTGACCCTTGATCTCCATCTGTGCCACCACCGACACCCTGGGAGCAATtttgggatggagcagaggaTCCAGGGGTAGGCAGCAGATGCCCCTGGTGACCTTTGGTGGGTGGCTGAGAAGCTTTTTGAGGGCTGGCTGCCAAAACCGGTGCTGAGACAGTGACACCAGTGGCTGCCAGACTGTCCTCACAccctcctctgctccagagcctgcccaaaATCTTCCTTGTGCCGTGTGGGCGTTGCAGAAGCTGGATTGAGCAAGGAGATGGGAGAGAGGGGGATAATGTGGAGCTGGAAGGGCTTAAAGATCCAAACAGGACAGGATGATGATGGAGATGGGATTCCATGGGGTTCCAAGGGGCAGGGCAAACCTTCTCCCTAAAATTTTTGGTGTCCTCAGGTACTGTGGGAAGCAGAAAACTGCAGGATGCCtactttgggaatttttttccctgctgtcgggatctcctgttcctgctcccacctCTATTTGTTGGaataacaaatattttgctTCCATAACCAGCTGGGAATAAATTCCTTACGCTGCAGTTCAGTCCCTCAGGGATGCTGAcatggcaggagctggcacggggggagccagccctggagctgccagttCCCAACCCTCTGGATCCCTGTGCTCACCCAGGCTTTGGGATCCTCTGGAGCAGCAAAACTCCCTGGAATATTCTGGGGCTTTTCTTATCCCACTCTGTGTCCAGAGAAAGAGGGTGCTGTGCAACCCTGAGTGAGTCAAAGAGAATTAGGAACAATTTGGgctaaaaaaaaaggtttaaagaGCCTAGCGTGGGGTTTGGggagcctgggagagctggatcCATCTCTGTTTTTCCATGGAATGCTCTGTTTTTCCTTGGTTGCGCTGTGGGCTGgagaaaaggctccagggagacctcagagcctcttccagtgcctaaaggagCTCCTTGAGAACAGGAGAGAGATTTTGGataagggatggagggacaggacacagggaatggcttcccactgccagagggcagggatagatggcATATTGGGGagaaatttttccctgtgaaggtggtgagggcctggaatggaattcccagagaagctgtggctgcccctggatccctggaagtgtcctgGACCAGGATGGATGGCACAGCCACATggaagtgtccctgtccatggaaAGGGGCTGGAATTGGATGGTGTTGAAGGTGCCGTCCACCcccaaccattccatgattgCCTGATTTTGTTGTCTCATTTGTCTTCATGTCCTCCAGGTGGGGAAATcccagggctctctgttctcaATCCTGCTTCCTCATtggagcagaggaaggcaggagagaggaaaaaaagggatgtGTTCAGGACAAATCCTGCCCTAAACTTCAGATCCTGGTGCATCCCTGACTGGGatcatccctgtgcccatccaTGATTCCTTGCAGGCTGTGGTTGGATGACTGGAAggtgctgccagggccaccTGAATGTGGATGTGGCATCCtggtccccgtgtccccactgCCACGGGGGGCTGGGTGGACCTGACCTCTCCCTaatcccatccccatccatttccttcctgcagctccctcgGATGccgagctgctggagcaggagaaggcTTTCCTGCAATTCCACGTCACCATGCCAGAGGGGCCATCACTTCGTGTCCTGCTGCAGGATCCTGAGGAGCGGAGGAAGCTGGGTGAGCACAAATTTCTGGATCCTTTCACGATTCCCACAGATGATGAGATTTTAGGGGGGGGGTCTCTCCACGCAAAGAGGAATTTCTCAGGAAATTTCtcctgaggagcaggaaggCATCACAGTCCCCTTGAGGGTGTGAGGACCAACTCGTGGTGCTTGCCCCAACCTGTCCAGCTCTGACAGGAAAAATTCCAGGTGTTCTGAGCCAGGTAGCATCACCCAATGCTGCAAAGAAATCCATAGGGACATGGAGCTCTTGGAAGCTCCTTGGTTTGGGCTGACTTGGCTGGAAAACAAGACGCAGCAGATGCTCAGGGGGTGGCTTTTTCAGCTGCAGCGAATTCTTGGGAGACAAGAACTTCTTTCCATGCGGAATTTCAGCTCCAGGGAAAGAACAGGCCGTGCTTATTCAGCTCAAGTCCTGTTTTGGCAGCCCGTCCTCAAAGGGGCTGCATCAAGAGCAAACTCAGCACTCGGAATTTGGGGTGTTGCCTCCCCCAGGAGCTCTTCTCCCTCCTTGTACACGTGTGGAAGGAGGCAGATCCCACCAGGAATGAGTTTGGCCTCAGCAAGGTCCTTCAGGATGCTCAGCCAGATTTCACTTGAAACCtccaaataaaccccaaaatccaagtGTTTTATGGTGACATCACCCCAACACCCTCAGATGTGGTCCACAtcagcttttccagctctgcctgaTTTTCCTGGGGGAAACAGGCTCTGTTCAACATTCCTGGTGAAAAATAGATGTGCAGAAACTAAGCTCAGCTTGGGTTTGGTTTACAGGAACAGAAAAACTCGGAGATGTTGTGGATCTccattcctggaggtgtccaaaatcaggttggacagggcttggagcaacctgagatagtggaaggtgttcccctttggaatggggttggaatgagattagttttaaggtcctttccaacccaaaccattccatggttctattattattaattattattattattactattccACATCATTCCACATTTTATAGATTTGATAAAAATTCTCAGAGCGGGGAGTCTCCTCTCTGCTTTCCATCCAACCCCAAAACATTCCTCTGGCTGTGCATTCCGGGAGTGTGGAGCAGACCTCATCTCCCTGGATTCTGTTGCCACCGTGTGTCCTGAGCGTGAAATGCCACAGGCACACGTGTTTCCATGAGACACGCGGAGAGAGCTTTTCTGGGAGTTCAGCCTTGGATACGGCTGCCTTGGTTGCAGTTTCCCACGGAGGAGATGCTTTGCGTTGATATCTGTGGGTCACTGGAATTTCAGCTCCTCTTTCCCGACCACTTCCATTTCCCGGGGGTGGGAACACGCTGGAGAGGAGCAAAGAGCagaggatggagagcaggaCCTGCAGGACAAGGAAAAGCTTAGCCTAGAAAACAGGGTTGTGTTGCACCTTCCCAAGGAGGACAGGGCTGGGTTGTTCTCCGTGTTCCCATTCCCGAGGGATCCGAGGCGATGGAGAGAAGTTAATTTGCTCAGGAGATTGAGGTTAAGCGTGAGGAGGGACGTCGGGGGTGGTTTTTCAGGAACATCTGCCAGCTCCGGCGTCAGGGGAACGAAGTAGGTCAcccttcaaggtcccttcccagccctccaTCGGCTGGGACCGACCCCATTTAGGGCTGGGAACGTGACTGGGCTGTCCCTGAGTCACAGCGGGGTGGTGGCACCGCTCCTGAAATCCGTGGGCAGCCGAGCGGGAACGTCGCCGGAGCTGCTGCTCCGTCGGGctcagctccctctgctccctcacAGGCAAAGCTCACCTGAAAAAAGCCATCATGAAGCACGAGGAAGCCATGAGGATCCATGGATTGTGCAAGATCCTAAGGAAGATGGATATCCTGCAGGAGGTCCTGTCTTTTGCCCACAAACGCTCCCTGAGCAAATATTCCGAGATCGACCACGAGGAGGATTTCTTTGAGACAGGAGAGGCTCCAGACATCCATCgtgagtgggatttttttttttgggattgtggggtggggagggggtttgTGGGTGGGAAGACTCCACAGGGAGTTCTGCTGTGGaggggggttggactggatgatctctgAGTTCCAATCCAAACTATTCCAGGATTTTAGGTCCTGGCTCTTAAAGGGTCACACTGTTCATctttgggatggcagcagctgccccagctgcctGAGGTCACCCCCTGTCTGtgcttttctctccctcccatCAGCCAAAACGCACCAGAAACCCGAAATCAAATCCCCCAACTTCTCCCAGGTGAAGGTGACCGACCTCTTCCACAGGCTGGTACGTACAGCTCCAGGAATGGGAATATCCCGAGGGAGCAGctgtctcctcctcctcccctgcatGCTCTGCTTGCCTGGATTCCTTCCTCCCGcagcctcctctccctctctccagcGGTTTTccaaggagaagcagcaggaggagggctGGGATCTGTCTCTGACACCTAAATGGGTCACAAAGCTCCTCCGGTGACAGGGGAGAAGGCacagggattttgggtgggCTTTTCCCACGGGACCCTTGGGAAGAAAGGTTTTGGTGTCAGGAGGcaccagaaaaatcccactggaGCTTTATCCCTGTCCTCTTTAAGTTTTTGTGTTCCTGGGGAGCCAGACTGGGATTCAGGACAGTGGTGGGATCTGAGGTGGGGTCAGCCCGAGTACCCCAGGGAGAGCTTGTGCATCTcagccccagggcaggcaggaacatcctgctcctgtggggatggaaaagtgggaaaaagaggaaagaactGGGGAAAAGGGACCCTGAAGTGGTGACCTGTCCCACCACCCTGCTCTTGGACCAACCCCTGGTGGCACCCCCCAGATCCAGACAACCTCAACCCCCATCATTTCTTCTTGGATGCTGGGACTGTTTTCCCTGCAAAAGACAGGATTTCTtcccctgccccctccccatccctggaactgGGTTTTTTACAAGGCTGCACAATTCCAGGGAGCTGAAAAGGTGCTTTCCATGTTTCTGCCTCATCCCAGGGCCCCCTCTCCGTGTTCTCAGCCAAGAACAAGTGGTATCCGGCTCGGAGAGTCCACCTGATGAGAGGAGAGAACGGCTTTGGATTCACCCTGCGAGGAGACTCCCCCGTCCTCATTGCCGGGGTGATCCCGGGGGGCTGCGCTGCTGTGAGTATCCCAATTTCTTGCTATTCCCATGGGAATGCCAGAAGGGAGTTGTCTGGAGGGATTCCAGGTGGTTTTAGGTCTTAAAACAGTTCAGGAGGAGACTCatctctgctggagctcagGCTGGGGTTTGCAGGTGGGCGTCATGAAATGATTAATTTTTAGGAGATAGCTAAGGagaaaaacatggaattttcctcagtttttaaCTGCTGGAAGCTCATCCAGCTCCCTTGTCCCTCATATTGGGATGTGACAGTGGCTGGAACAAGATGTCACATCCAAAAAGCAGAGGCATCTTTGTTTTCCATCAAAAGATGCTGGAGATCCCTGGTGGGGTGCCCTAAGGGTCTCCCCACTCCCTCAGTACCAACCCATGTAGGAGACGGGTTTGGGGATCAAGGGACGACTCAATATGAGTTAGCTGCTTGTTCCAttttattacaatt
It encodes the following:
- the RHPN1 gene encoding rhophilin-1 isoform X2 — its product is MMMPPEEEESPDGDRDGGLVLLHGPRSSSTRKQGCDPFAQTQRSKLQHRRARINQQINKEMRMRAGAENLFRATSNHKVKETVALELSYVNSNLQLLKEELEELNSSMDVYQNDSESISVPMIPLGLKETKELDLLVPLKDFISEHYGEEGVLFEKEIKEFMELRQAMRTPSRNEAGLELLMEYYNQLYFLDSRFFPPTKTLGIFFHWYDSLTGVPSHQRALAFEKGSVLFNLGALHTQIGARQDRASLPGLNQAIDAFQKAAGAFNYLKENFSNAPSLDMSAASLTMLVRLMVAQVQECVFEKMTLLRAQNDFLARLQLAQEAAKVEDAYSLVHQTMSQPHVKDYVPFSWTTMVHVKSEHFKALSHYFAAIALCDCPAPSDAELLEQEKAFLQFHVTMPEGPSLRVLLQDPEERRKLGKAHLKKAIMKHEEAMRIHGLCKILRKMDILQEVLSFAHKRSLSKYSEIDHEEDFFETGEAPDIHPKTHQKPEIKSPNFSQVKVTDLFHRLGPLSVFSAKNKWYPARRVHLMRGENGFGFTLRGDSPVLIAGVIPGGCAAEAGLKEGDYIISVNGKDCKWSKHAEVVQLLKSTGKEGVDIGVITLQGSECPKAVDRKAAVMSSGSGVPKSNKENSRKSLMNSKSASTLLVWSKKSKRSKKSTYSGVPFTTVGDNEAMY
- the RHPN1 gene encoding rhophilin-1 isoform X1, giving the protein MMMPPEEEESPDGDRDGGLVLLHGPRSSSTRKQGCDPFAQTQRSKLQHRRARINQQINKEMRMRAGAENLFRATSNHKVKETVALELSYVNSNLQLLKEELEELNSSMDVYQNDSESISVPMIPLGLKETKELDLLVPLKDFISEHYGEEGVLFEKEIKEFMELRQAMRTPSRNEAGLELLMEYYNQLYFLDSRFFPPTKTLGIFFHWYDSLTGVPSHQRALAFEKGSVLFNLGALHTQIGARQDRASLPGLNQAIDAFQKAAGAFNYLKENFSNAPSLDMSAASLTMLVRLMVAQVQECVFEKMTLLRAQNDFLARLQLAQEAAKVEDAYSLVHQTMSQPHVKDYVPFSWTTMVHVKSEHFKALSHYFAAIALCDCPAPSDAELLEQEKAFLQFHVTMPEGPSLRVLLQDPEERRKLGKAHLKKAIMKHEEAMRIHGLCKILRKMDILQEVLSFAHKRSLSKYSEIDHEEDFFETGEAPDIHPKTHQKPEIKSPNFSQVKVTDLFHRLGPLSVFSAKNKWYPARRVHLMRGENGFGFTLRGDSPVLIAGVIPGGCAAEAGLKEGDYIISVNGKDCKWSKHAEVVQLLKSTGKEGVDIGVITLQGSECPKAQVDRKAAVMSSGSGVPKSNKENSRKSLMNSKSASTLLVWSKKSKRSKKSTYSGVPFTTVGDNEAMY
- the RHPN1 gene encoding rhophilin-1 isoform X3; translation: MMMPPEEEESPDGDRDGGLVLLHGPRSSSTRKGCDPFAQTQRSKLQHRRARINQQINKEMRMRAGAENLFRATSNHKVKETVALELSYVNSNLQLLKEELEELNSSMDVYQNDSESISVPMIPLGLKETKELDLLVPLKDFISEHYGEEGVLFEKEIKEFMELRQAMRTPSRNEAGLELLMEYYNQLYFLDSRFFPPTKTLGIFFHWYDSLTGVPSHQRALAFEKGSVLFNLGALHTQIGARQDRASLPGLNQAIDAFQKAAGAFNYLKENFSNAPSLDMSAASLTMLVRLMVAQVQECVFEKMTLLRAQNDFLARLQLAQEAAKVEDAYSLVHQTMSQPHVKDYVPFSWTTMVHVKSEHFKALSHYFAAIALCDCPAPSDAELLEQEKAFLQFHVTMPEGPSLRVLLQDPEERRKLGKAHLKKAIMKHEEAMRIHGLCKILRKMDILQEVLSFAHKRSLSKYSEIDHEEDFFETGEAPDIHPKTHQKPEIKSPNFSQVKVTDLFHRLGPLSVFSAKNKWYPARRVHLMRGENGFGFTLRGDSPVLIAGVIPGGCAAEAGLKEGDYIISVNGKDCKWSKHAEVVQLLKSTGKEGVDIGVITLQGSECPKAVDRKAAVMSSGSGVPKSNKENSRKSLMNSKSASTLLVWSKKSKRSKKSTYSGVPFTTVGDNEAMY